GTTAGAGTACAGGTCAAGAATGGTGGAGGAAAAAAATAGCTataaggaaaagggagagaggcaTCCAGGTAGCTGATAGAGTTGGCAAAGTGGCCACAGCTGTGAACCTGAGCCCACTCTAGTTCCCTAAGAACTGCTTCTGATATGCAAGAGAAATCATAGAGATAGCAATATGGGTGCGCCGGTTGGCTGAGACTGATATGTCTCAATTGGAGTGGATACCCTAAACTTATTTCTTTGGTCTCTTTTTAACACATTACCCGGATTTTCCTTGATTTATATAAAACTGAGTAAAAATATTGACTAATAACATAAGCTAACCTGTACTAAGTattaccatatgccaggcaccGGGCTAAGCCCTCTTtatgcatattctcacttaattGTTGTATCAATTTTATGGGGtatgttgacaaaaagagtcaaactctgtaaaatatttgaagagatttattctgagccaaatatgagtaacCATGGCCCGCAATGCAGCCGTCGGAAGGTCCTGAGAATATtcgcccaaggtggtcagggtacagcttggttttatatattttagggaagcATGatacatcaatcaaatacatttaagaaatacattggttttgttcagaaaggcgggacaaGTCAAAGTGGAGAGTTCCAGGCTAtgggtaaatttaaacattttctggcagACAATTGGTTGAGTTCGTCTGAAGATCTGGgattaatggaaagaaatgttcaggttaaggtAAAGGActgtggagaccaagttttattgtgcagaagAAGCTCTCAGACAAcagacttcagagagagcaggttgtaaaTTGTTTCTTATCGGACTTAAaagggtgcctggctcttagttgattatctcctagatcagggaaggaaggaaggacaacaAAGTGGAGaggggattctctatagaatgtggatttttcccacaagagactttgcaaggcaatttcaaggtatggcaaggaaatatattttggtgtaaaacattttgattttcttccttgttatgcTACAGTCAGATTGTAAAGTAAGTCACTGTATAcggggttaaataaaacccatctaatgagaatttatggtttccaaggcatgactccccagaccccttggaaaggaatttgggcaagataaaaaaaatcagagcttagtcctcaggtagctacagatgaggaaaatagaGTTTCTAAATAACTTGGATCAGGCTATGTACCTACAAAATGGCAGAGATGAAATTAATAATCTCAGGTCCAATGACTTAAAAGTGAATATTCTTAACTCTCTTTGCAAAAGTCCCTCCATATCCTCTTTCTAATGCAATAAAGCCATTGCAAAAATTACATTTCCTACCAAACTAAGGAAatctcttctatttcttctatttGGATAATGATTaagcattatataataataataatagtaatagcacCTCTGGGACATTTTCTATTCACAATGCAGTATTCTAAGTATTTACATGTACTGACTCATTTAATTCTTCACAATAATCCTAGGATAAAATTACTATTGTAATTTCCATTTTATGGTTAGGATCTGAGGCACCTAGAGTCCAAGCAACTTGCCTAAAGACACACAGGCAGATATTATTTACTCACTTATTTATAGCCTACCCAAGAAAGGCCACAGCTGAATGAATTTATTCTAGTTCTTTACTGCCAGTTCAAGGATACATAACAAGTTCTGAGAAAATGTAGAggagaaaaatcattttcttcaatTCTTTGGCTAAGTTCTCTTCTAGAATTAATCACAACCCTGATAAAAATAGAGAACTTTTCATCCCAAATGAGCGTATGCTTCTCTTTAGATTCCTAAGAAACTTTAATTGTCAGTTAGAAAGCTGTCACTTTGGGCTTAAGCAATAATTCCTTGGTTTTATTCAAATTGTTTTAGTGGCCTCTTTTTGTAGCTGATTGAATTGGCCGAGAGGTTTTTTGTTCAGTCATTAAGGCCtactgttcttgcactgctataaaaatattccttaggctaggtaattcataaagagatttaattggctcacagttcttcaggctttacaggaagcatggtgctggcatcagCTTAGCTTCTagcgaggcctcaggaagcttacaatcatggcagaaggcaaagggggagcaggtacATCACAtgacaaaagcaggagcaagagagagaggcagagtgagaggagagagagagtggcaGGGGACTGGGGggagtgctacacacttttaaatgaccagatctcacaagaactcactatcgtGAATACAGCACCAACCCATGAGAGATCCACCCACATGgattcaaacacctcccaccaggccccacctccagcactggagaTTGCAATTAAACATGAGATGtgagtggggacaaatatccaaattatatcaaGGCCCAAATCAGAATTCTTGCCTTAATGCCTCTAAAGAGTATGAAAACTCTCCCATCAGTCACAGGGGCTCCTATGGCCATGTTTCTGAAACATGGGAAGGTATCTGCCCTGTGGTTTTCATGAGCTCTAAGGAAACCATGTGAGAATCTCAGAAGAGGGAAAGGCAACTGTGTTTAGAAAAAACATCATCCTCTTCAGGTCATTATACCATATTGTACCTTAAAGATCACCACACTAAATGCTGGACTAACATTTTTTCGATGACTTTCCTCCTCTACATACAAACTCTGTTTTAACATTCCAGGATGTTTTTTGTCATGGTGAAGTTTTCTGCTAAGCAGAGCATTTAAAATCTCAAACTATACAATGCTATTCATTTTACAAAGCAACAATGgccaaaatgttttctaatagcCAACAGGCAAACTATTAGTGAAATCTTAAGCAGGAGGGAAAAAAGCCTGATTCCCACAATTCATTCTATAGATCAACtagtttaaaattacataaatgtcTGCACAATTGACCCAGCTCACAGCTTCATTGTAAACATTAGCCCAAGGTCATAAAAATGAATGGTCCACCGTGAGAAATCCCGGGGCCCCTTTCCATGGCTTTCCTCATGGCATTTTTAATCTCCTTATTCCTAAAACTGTAGATGATGGGATTCACCACGGGGATCACCAAGGCATAGAATATGGACACCACCTTGTCCCTGTTTAGGGAGTAGCTGGAACTGGGTCGCATGTACATGAAGAATCCAGAACCATAGAAGAGGGTCACAGCAGTCAGGTGAGAGGCACAAGTGCTGAAGGCCTTTGTCCTACCTGTAGCTGAGCTGATCTTCACAACAGCGGCAACAATGTAACCATAAGAGATGAAGACCACTAGCACAGACACTATTCCAATGACAACACTGACTATGAAGGTCACCACCTCGCTGGTGAAGGTATCAGAGCAGGACAGAGCCAGGACTGGAGGGAGATCACAGAAAAAGTGGTTGATTATATTGGGCCCACAGAAATCATGCTGATAGACAGAGTATGTTTCAATGAAAGAACTAAGGAATCCACCCACATAGGCGCCAACCACCATCTTTAAACAAAGTGTATGGGATATGAGGACTGTGTAAAGCAAGGGGTTGCAGATTGCAGCATACCGGTCATAGGCCATAGCTGCCAGGAGAAAGCATTCAGTCAGCCCCATCCCACAGAAGACAAAGTACTGAGTGGCACAGCCAACAAAGGAAATGGTTTTCTGCTCTGTGATGATGTCAGACAGCATCTTAGGGGCAGTGGAGGACACATAGCAGATGTCCAGGAAGGACAGGTTACtgaggaagaagtacatgggcGTGTGCAGGTGAGAGTCCATCTTAATGAGGGCAATGAGGCTTAAGTTCCAGGCCAACATCAGGAGGTAGAGCCCCAGAAATAACATGAAAAGGAAAATCTTCATTTGAGGATGGTCTGAAAGTCCCAGGAGAATGAATTTTGTCACAATTGTGTTGTTCCTTCCTACAGCCATAGGCCTGCTTCCTGCATAAAGTAAAGAAGAATCCTGTGGTCAGTTAGATTTTGTTTGTTATTGTAAGAGTGGGTATTTCCTAGAAGATCATACAAACAGTCAGCAACAAGTTAAACTACACCCAGTTAAAGCCCAGCCACCTGCTAGGCAAAGACTTTTCAGAGGAAGTCAGCCTAGGATAATCCATATGCTCTATGCTTGTTGACCAAAAGAGAATCCATCTAATAATAAAGTAGAAACTGATTGGGAGTCAGACGCCTGAGTTTTGTCTTCAGCTCCATTCATAACTTGCTGGGGACTTTGGAAAAGTCATTTCTCCAGATTCTCATTTTCCCAAATGGGAAAGGAGAGGGTTGAATCAGATGAGTTTGAAGTGTCCCTTTGGACTTGGGTTCCCTATGGCTTTTTTAGACTTTGTGACTTGAAAATAAagtgtaaataaataaagtataataaagctAGGCATTTTTATGCATTATAGATCTTTAGTATGAGAACTCAAAAGAAGGGAACTGAATTTAGTGGGCCACAATTTTTGACATATTCCATTTTGGTGGAGGAAATCCAGGCAACGGTCTAACAATCTATTCTTCTAGGTAGTAAAACtaagtgggaaaaaaatgtgtgtgtgtgtgtgtgtatacatatttgtgtgtatatgtatatttgtgtatatatatatgttatatgtatgtgtgcagggataattgtatatatgtgtatgtttgtgcatatatatgcacacacacacttagcaTGCTTAAGACCAGAACATTTATTCTAATTATATAATGCTCTTAATAAAAGTCATTGCACAAAATTCATAGAATGACAAAAATTTGGACTAGCACAGTCAGCACAATTATAGGAAAGAAGGGATATGAACAGGTTTCGATAAAGGGGAAAGGGGAGCCGTACCTAAGCTGACTGAGATGGGCTGAGCCACTGTGGTCAAGAACAAACAGCAATCAATATTTCCTGGGCAAGAAAAGCAGCAGGGATAAGAGGGTTCATTCAATATTTAAAGACAGTGATAAGCAAGGGACAACTTTGATGTCATCAGGCCAGAACAGATGATGACTATGAAGACAAGAGGTAAGCCCATACATATCTGGCAGTTAAGAAAGACAGACTGGCACTGATGTAAGATcaaaatgaggaaacaggccaggaacggtggctcactcccagcactttgggaggtggaggcagcccaattgcttgagctcaagaatttgagaacagcctggaaaatatggcaaaaccctgtctctactaaaaatacaaaaattagctgggcatggtggcatgtgcctgtagttccagttactggggaggctgaggcaggagaatcgcttgaacccacgaggcggaggttgcagtgagctgagatcgcatgccactgcactccaacctggtgaccgagcgagactccgtctcaaaaaataataataataataatacaaaacttagcagggtgtggtggcacacgcctgtagttccagctacttggaaggctgaggtgagggggatcacttgagcccaggaggtctaggctgcagtgagccatgaccatgactgtgccactgcactcaagcctggatgacagagtgagaccctgtctcaaaaaaaaagtaaattttttttaaaaattaggaaatacaAATGCGTATAAAGAGGCAGAAATGCCCTGAGAAAGACTCAGTGGTGAAATTAAGGttgctgtattttattatttgtatggaATTTGTTTGCCCATGCATGTTTGCACCCAATGGTAACTGTGGTTCTGTGTCACTTATCATATTAAAAACTGCTCCTAGctttgtgttttttacaaatttcTAATCTCCCCTCAAATCACTGGTCAAGCAGTCAAAACCAAGACGAGCCTAGATTGATCTTCACTAAAACATCAATCTATTTAATCCTATCAAAAAGGAAGTAAGAGGAATTTGGTATCTCTTATCTTGGTGAAATCTTCCCTACCAGAATGTAAGTTACTCAAAGACAGGCAGGGAGTTTTGCCCATTCTGTTTCCTGATCTATCCttgtaaccacccaatgggttcaccttgcccactgcctagacagagctcatttatcaagacaggggaattgcaatggagaaagagtaattcaggCAGAGCTGGTTGTGCAGGaggactggagttttattattactcaaattagtCTCCCTGAGcatcagggatcagagtttttaaagataatttggcgagtaggggcttgggaagtggggaatGCTGATTGGTTAGGCTGGAGATGGAATCAAATGGGTcgaagtgagtttttcttgctgtcttctgttcctgggtgggatggcagaactggttgagccagttAACgggtctgggtggtgtcagctgatccatctagtgcagggtctgcaaaatatctcaagcactgatcttaggttttacaatagtgatgttatccccaggaccAATTTGGGAAGGTTTATACTCTTGGAGTCGgaggctgcatgacccctaaacagtaatttctaatcttgcagctaatttgttagtcctgcaaagacAGACTGGTCCCTAGGCAAAAGGGGGGTCTCTTCAGGAAAGAGCTGCtattaattttgtttcagagtcaaaccatgaactgaattccttcccaaagttactTCAGCTTATGCCCAAGAATGGACAaagacagcttaaaggttagaagcaagatggagtcaggtAGATATGATTTCTTtgactgtcataatttcctcagttataattttgcaaaggcagttttatCATAAGTACAAAGAACAGGGCCTGGGACATAGGTGCCCAGTAAATATTTTGCtgaataaatagatttttttccacCACTTATCTTCAGAGTTTACCAGAAGGGTTTGGCCTATGACTTACTATATTTGGTgtgttattattataataacaaaacacataatatataattaatcacAAACAATAATCATATAACGatcataatataataatataatcaaACAGTTATTTAGTACTTATTGTGTGCGAGGTACTGTTTGAAAGACTTGATTTTTATAAAACCATTTAATTCTCCTAATAGACTCAAGAAGTGGCAGCGTTTCTcgccccattttacaaataaaaggtAGAATAGGCTGTAAATGCATAGTTGTGATTTGCTGCTAAATGGATGAGGTAGGAGGGAATGAGCTGGACTTACTGGATTGCATTGGGCAGAAGGGTCCTGCAATCTTGTGCTACAAGAGAAGAAATATTGATTGCTTTGTTGCCATAACATCTTTTGCAAACCAGGTCATCTGCATTTCCCACTGCTCCATGGCTGGTTTCTCGTTCCATCAATTTCTTATGCTTTGGCCTCACGTAAATAGTAAACCATGCTTCTGGAATCTCCGCTCCTTTGTTAACAAGTCTTCCAAATAAATGGGCTGTGGGAGTTCATTATTTTAACGGGCAGAGGTAGCCACATTCTTTCCCCAAGAGGCTGCCCTCTGCCACTCACTCCAGGGTCCAACATAAAAAGCCCAGCAATCATTAGAGCTAAACATTTCTGAGCACTAATTGTTCCCTGGAGTGGTGGCGAAAAGAGCCAACCGCTCATCACGGGAGCCTCTTTCCATTCCCCTACCTATTCTTCTCTGAGCTTTCCCTGATTTGAGTCCAGGAAGACTCCCTGCTGGGTTAGTAGACGCCTTTTGCTTAAAAGAAATTTCATCAGAAGTAAACCACACATAAACACACCAAGCCTTGTGCTGAAATATACTGGTTAGAAACACATGTTTCCAACTCTGAGAATTGGgtttaaattctggctctgcccttttatcaatataaacatgttcaATGTTGTTTAATGTCTTAAACTTATCAACtccctcatttgtaaaactggTGTAACAAGAATACCTACCTCAACAGagttgtgataattaaataagCTGTGAATAAGAaaggcttagcacagtgcctaacaAACAGAAATCACTCAATGAATGTAAACTAATGATGTCATTAACTCTGTTTCTTGGGTCATGGCCAAAAATGtgtctttcctttctatctttttcttgtgACTTATTTGCATCACGATGAaaagatttcttttctctttattttttttaatgaggctgGATGGGATGAAGGGCTTGATGgggctcttcttttctctttttaatattttgggtGCTACTACCAGCAATGCCACTACCTGGATGAGTCACTGTGGGCAAGTCAATTAacccctccagcctgagtgaattGGGCTCACTCTCCAAGAATTCCTCCAGTCCTGAAAGTCTGATGTTTCAAAACattgatttcctgtttttttaaatgttttcttcaggaataaagtttataaaaaatgaattcatctATTTCATGGAGACTAAGTCAGCAAtcctcagtctcaaaagaaaaaaaattaaatgagagaaatGTCTTCTATATAAAGGCATATAATTACTGAGACTCTTGACTTACAAGGTAATAGGCTTAATTTAGGGAAGAAATTTAGCAACTAAGATTGTTGACAGAAAAGGAGGTAAATGGCTTCAAGAATCAACTGTGAACATGAAAAGGCAAGGAAGTCCATCGTCAAAAGAAACATTCTTATCTAAGTTTGAAGATAAACTGTCCTAGGAAATTCTGATGCTGAAAGAGTAAACCCCAACTAACTATGAAAGAGTTTGATACTGAGTTAAGATCTGGGAAATTTAAAAGGTAGATCTCACAGTTATGAAGGATACATTTTTCTAGGATTAGAAAAGGCTgataagggccgggcgcggtggttcatgcctgtaatcccagcactttgggaggccgaggcgggcggatcacgaggtcaggaaattgagactatcctagttaacatggtgaaaccccgtctctactaaaaatacaaacaaaaaaaaattagccaggcgtggtggcgggcgcctgtagtcccagctactcaggaggctgaggcaggagaatggcatgaacccgggaggcagagcttgcagtgagccgagatcgcgccactgcactccagcctggacgacagagcgagactccgtctcaaaaaaaaaaaaagaaaaagaaaaggctgatAAGATAGGGTAGTGATAGATTTCATCTGTCATGGCAACTCTGATTATAGTGATAATGACTATCTACAAAGTAAGATTGAGAATCTTAAGAATAAAGAGCAATAATTTCTTTTGCACCaatttggatggagctggaggccattattctacatgaagtaactcaggaatggaaaaccaaatactgtatgttctcacttataagtaggagcaaAGCTATGAGAACACAGAGACATACAGAGTGATATGGACTTTGGGGCCTCAGGGGGAAGGGTGGAAGTGggatgaggaataaaagactacatattgggtatagTGTGCACTGTTTGAGTGACAGGTAcgctaaaatctcagaattcatcACTAATAGAATTCATCCATGTaatcaaaaaccacttgtacccctaaagctattgaaataaaaaaaagaacaaattataaaTTAACAATGTCTGCATTGGACAGAAAAATGCAGAATGAGGACTCAGAATGTATTTATTAACCTAGTCTATAAGAAATctgagaatgaggaagaaagtcATCCTATTAAATCCATCTGGATAAAACCATAAACTCTTCATGcccttactttaaaaaatcaaatttgatCAAAATAGCAGAAGTTTCAGTGAACATCAGAAAGTAGCAAAGGAAATATGTTATGGgacaatatgaatatatttaatattactcgtgtacacttaaaaaataattaagatgatgtgatggttaattttaggtgtcaaccgGACTGGATTAAGAGAtatccagatagctggtaaagcacTATTTCTGGGTACGTCTGTAAGACAGAGGATGTTTTGAACCAGTGGACTGAGTAAGGAAGATCCACCCTCACTCAATGTTGATGGGCACCCTCCAATCAGTTGAGGGCCTGGAAAGAACAAAAACGCAGTGGAAAAGTAAATTCCCCCTCTCTCCTCTGAAGTTGAGATATCTTTCTCTCGTCCTTTGACATCGTATCTCCAGGGTCTCCTTTGGAGTCTGGGATTTGCATTAGTAGCCCCTTAATTTCTCAGGTGCTTCGCCTCATGTTGAGAGTTACACCATTGGCTTTCTTGGTTTGGAGGCCTTTGGAGTTGGACTGAACCATGCTCAGGAAGTCAGGATTCTGTGATTGTTGAGCTCGCAGATGTCACattatgggacttctcagcctccataatctcaTGAGCCAGTTCTCCTGATAAACCCACTCTCACCTACCCATCTGTTAATATCtgtccatctattcatctatctgtctatctattcaTACATCCTCctggttctgtctctctagagaaccccAACTAAtaaagatggtaaatttaatGTCATATgctttttaccacaataaaaaagtatGAAAGCAAATAGCACATAAAGGCAAATAAACTCCATATCgaattataaatatttagaattggAAGTGCTTTGAGGTTCAACTCAAAATTTATCTCCCTAGGATTCTATGCATCTTAGAGTTTGTTCTCTGACAGCATCTCCTGAAATAtgatttactttcattttagctTAACATTTTAGCATAGCTATTTTAATGAGTTTACTTGAATCGTTTCAAAGAAAATCCAGAGAAAAATCCAAATATCCTTAGTAGTAAAACATCTTAACTCTCAAATTGGAATTTGAAAAGTTATCTCGGGGTGCATTTCTTCCACTAGCGACTAGGAAAAATTTCAACCTGATATGGATCCAAAGTGTTTTCACAAGACATCTCTAACAAACCCAAAGTGAAGGTATATTGAAAAGTTTTAGAGGTCTTTAACAATTTATACAAGAGGGAAAGCGCAAAGACATCATAGGACctgaattataattcccattcTACTATGGCAGATTGCGCTGTTGATCTCTCTTGACCCCTCTCTGGACCTCAACTTTTTTTATTCTGAAACCAAAGAGCTAGAATAGAAAACCTCTAAAAACTCAAACAGCATGATTACTGCTAAGATAACTTAATTACTAAACCATTGTCTGTCAAAACCAAGCACCTGTTGGTTTTTATCCGTATGGAATGTTGCTGCCACCTAGTGGAAATATGCCTAAATTGTAGGGTCAGTTGCAATAGTGATTGATCATCCTCAAACACATTACATCCTCACTGTGATCCAAGCACTGTACCATGTGCTTCTCAAGCACCTGAACTCAATATTATCATGAAGTTCAATTCTGAGAAATAAACTAGATCAGGGAGAGGGGCAACATACTAAGCATAATGTAAatgataaataacaataataagcaaATATGTTTGGATAAGGGTGATGTAACTGAAAACAGGTATGTCATAAGTTTACATTcatggtataatttttttaaagcagatttttaaatatttaaaaagagatacAATGACATAACAAGAGAGCAAATGAGAAGAGTAGGCATCAGAAGTAAAAATAATTGGTAGTGGGGACTACACGTCATGGGCTGAAATCCATCCGATTGCCAGTGTGTGGTCTTGGATGCCTCAGTTGATCTTACATAAGCTTTTCCTTTATCTctgaaagtgcaccaaatatatcaACATTGTATGTTTGTGTGAAGAGCATATAATATACAATCTATATGAAAACCATTATATAATCTATTCAAACATGAGGGGTTatcatgttgatttttaaattgccCATTTGTCTCAGAAGAAACATCTCCAGCTGTAATATTCTGATAATTAGTTTATTAGAAATAGCATGAGAATCTATATTATTGTTGTCCCTGGCTAactatatgtttttattaaatacCAGTTAGCtatatgttttcattaaaatgtcaTCTAATTTggatatggtttttaaaaactttcatttttagtCAATCTTGGcacagtattttttaataaacaattacCTTAGGTTTCAgggtcatttttattatttgtgtactTAGTATTATCATAGCCctaattatttgtaaataatgtaaattttatgCTCCTGAAAAACACTT
This genomic window from Pan troglodytes isolate AG18354 chromosome 9, NHGRI_mPanTro3-v2.0_pri, whole genome shotgun sequence contains:
- the OR5A2 gene encoding olfactory receptor 5A2 gives rise to the protein MAVGRNNTIVTKFILLGLSDHPQMKIFLFMLFLGLYLLMLAWNLSLIALIKMDSHLHTPMYFFLSNLSFLDICYVSSTAPKMLSDIITEQKTISFVGCATQYFVFCGMGLTECFLLAAMAYDRYAAICNPLLYTVLISHTLCLKMVVGAYVGGFLSSFIETYSVYQHDFCGPNIINHFFCDLPPVLALSCSDTFTSEVVTFIVSVVIGIVSVLVVFISYGYIVAAVVKISSATGRTKAFSTCASHLTAVTLFYGSGFFMYMRPSSSYSLNRDKVVSIFYALVIPVVNPIIYSFRNKEIKNAMRKAMERGPGISHGGPFIFMTLG